In Spirochaetota bacterium, the sequence CCAATACTTCCACCGCAGCTACACGCAAAGATTCCAGCCATTCAGTTTTACAAGCCTTTTGAAGAAAACTGTACAGCATATATACTCAAAAAATGTAAAGCTTTGTCACTTACTATCTCACATGAAGCAACTGAGCTTCTTATTGAATTAACCGCAAGCAATATCAGGGAAATTGATGATATACTTACCACTATATCTTACTCAGGTAATACTGATATTACCCCTGATTTCTTGGAGGGTTTTCTAGTAAATGAACGCGAAGCTATAGAATTTGAGTTGGTTGATTCCTTTTTTTTGAAAGATCCACGGGTATGGAGCTTTTTATCCGAAGCCATTAACAGAAATGTAAGTCAAATTCTCCTGATATCACTTTTATTCAACCATGCACAAAAAATAGAAGAATTCCATCTGCAGACAGCAAAAGGAGTTCCTTTTGAAGAACTAATGAAAGAACTAAAGATATATGGTAAAAGACAAAAAGTGTTTGCAAAACAGGCTTCTATTTATACTCTTGAAAATATCAGAAAATTAATTGCAATGCTCTATAGATACGACATACAACTTAAAAGCTATAGTTCAGGGGTCTTTGCTCAGGAAAACCCATTAGCAGACCTTTTACTGCAATTTTCATCGTGACGGCTCTGGGTACATGGATCTATTGCAAACAATAACTGAAAACAAAGATAAGTTCATTGCTTTTAACAATGAAAAGTTTAAACGGTTTCAACAGCTTATCCCCAACCCTGCAATGCGCCGTATTGTCAATACCATTCCATTTTTATTATGCATAAATAACAAAAAATTGCCTGGCTATGTAGAAGGGGATGTCCCCCTGGGAATTAAAAATTTCAAACTCGATGAAGATACAAAGCGCTATCTTCATGGCCGCTATCCGGGAATTACCTTTCATGATTTTGAGCGTGGTGATTTCATCAAAATGTTTGCAGTAATGGGCAGCGTGGGCACTGTAGCGTACAATAAAAAATCAGACCTGGATTACTGGGCTTGTGTTCATAAAAACACAGTATCGAAAGAAGCTTTTGAAAATTTTAAAAAGAAGGTTGCACTAGTTCAGGAATGGGCTTCAAAAGAACTAGAAGTACCTGTTCATATCTTTATCAATGATATCGAAAGTGTAAAAAATAATATATTTGCCGAAGATGAAGAAGAAGCATTTGGTACAACCGTTGGCGCTGTATTAAAGGATGAATTTTTCCGTAGTTCTATTATTATTGCTGGGAAAATCCCTTTCTGGTGGGTTGTCCCCAGTTTTGTAAAGGATGATGAGTATGAAGCACTGTATAATCAGCTCCCGGAAGAAATGAAGCGAGATGATTTTATTGACCTAGGGAATCTCTATGAAATTTCAAAAGAAGATTTTCTTGGTGCTGCTCTTTTTCAGATAATAAAATCATTGGGTAACCCCTTTAAATCCATATTAAAAATAGGAGTTCTTGAAAAATATTTATTTGGTAAATCTGATTCACCTCTTTTAAGTCAAAAGGTTAAAATGCATGTATTGCTCAGCAGACTTACAAATTCAATTCTTGATTCGTACCTACTCATGTTTGATGAAGTGTACGATTATTACAGTCAGACACTTGGCGACCCTACAATGTTACAGATACTCAAACAAAACCTTTATCTTAAAATAGATCCACAGTTGTCTAAATATGTGGGCATAAAAGACAAAAAGAATATTCCCTATAAAGTAGCTGTAATGTTTAAATATGTCCATGACTGGAATTGGAATATTAAAATTATTCAGGATATGGACAATTTTGATAACTGGGACTTCCAGCGTGTAATGCATTTCTGGGATGCAGTAAAAAAATTCATGCTTATAAGTTATCAGAAAATATCCTCACAGTTTAATACACTCAATTTAAAAAGACAGATGTCAGAATCTGATTTTATATTACTATCACGAAAAATAAAATCTCATTTTTCTGTAGAAGAAAATAAGATTGATAAACTCATCACATTCAAAGATACCCCTGCTGAACCCATTTTATATATTGAGCCAATAAATGAAGGTATTCATGAAGTAAAGTGGCGTCTATATAAAAGAAACCGGAGTGAAAAAAACGTATTTACCACAACAACCTTACGTACAGAAAGCGATCTGGTGAAACTGTTAGTATGGTTAACTGTGAATAATGTATACGACCACACAGTGACCAGGATTAATATACAATCTGGCTACGTTCGCATAAACCAGAATCTTGTTGTGGAATTGTTAAATCAGCTATCACAATTTTTCTCTGAAAAAGGAAAAATTAAAACTCAATACTATCTAAAACCTGCTTTTAACATGCTCCAATGTATCATACTCAATTTCAATAATGAAGCTGCTGAACACCTTGATTCACTATATCACGTATATTCAACCAGTTGGGGAGAGCAGTACATAAAGCGCTATTCCAACATAATTGACATTGCTCACATTTTGCAAAATATCCTCAAAGATGGGTTGGAATTAAAATTGCCATTTGATGACTATTGCCTGATCAACAGCCCTGGCACTCATAAACGTTTCTGTAAAAATTTTATTCAGCTTTTCAAAGAATCATACAGAGCTATTGTACACAGCCCTTCAGCTCACAGTCGTTTTATTGGTGAACTTGAAGGCATATATTTTACTGCATTACGTAACAATAATATTGAGGTTCAGGCTTTTGATCATATTGTGAAAGTATTAACCACTCTCACATTAAAACCTGACATTGAAACCCATTACACATTCTACGGTGATTCATACCATCTCCAGGTGTTACAGACACTTTATAATAAACGCCTTCAGAAAGGCATAACACTTGGATATATTGAAGATGGTGACAGGTTACAGGTTACAGTAATAAATGAAAAAGGAAATATTTTTACTTTCTTTGCCCCAAAAAACATCAAAAATGTATTTTTATATCATATATATGGGTTTTGCGCAAGCGTACTTAAACGATTACCAAGCAGTGCACGTGAAAGTGAGTCCAGTATAATTTGTTACAATACCCAGGCAGATCGCAGGGGTGGTATAAGCCTGGTTGATGAAACGGGAAAAATCCATGGTGACTATCTACTCAACTTTACAAAATCCAAAGCTCTACGCGTTCAGGTATCACGTCATATGGGTAATGAAATATTTTATAATTTTATATTCCCTGATAATGTCACAAGCGGATTTATGACAATTAAAGAATTATACAGTGTTAAACGGAAAATTGTGGAATTAAAGAATATTGGAATGCCAATCTATCCCTATATTGGTGAACTGGTGTTTAACGACCTGAATCAGAAAGAAATGTTATTAGGTTCAAGTATATATTTTGTGGAAAAATACAAACTGGAACTTATGCTCCAGCGCAC encodes:
- a CDS encoding class I adenylate cyclase gives rise to the protein MDLLQTITENKDKFIAFNNEKFKRFQQLIPNPAMRRIVNTIPFLLCINNKKLPGYVEGDVPLGIKNFKLDEDTKRYLHGRYPGITFHDFERGDFIKMFAVMGSVGTVAYNKKSDLDYWACVHKNTVSKEAFENFKKKVALVQEWASKELEVPVHIFINDIESVKNNIFAEDEEEAFGTTVGAVLKDEFFRSSIIIAGKIPFWWVVPSFVKDDEYEALYNQLPEEMKRDDFIDLGNLYEISKEDFLGAALFQIIKSLGNPFKSILKIGVLEKYLFGKSDSPLLSQKVKMHVLLSRLTNSILDSYLLMFDEVYDYYSQTLGDPTMLQILKQNLYLKIDPQLSKYVGIKDKKNIPYKVAVMFKYVHDWNWNIKIIQDMDNFDNWDFQRVMHFWDAVKKFMLISYQKISSQFNTLNLKRQMSESDFILLSRKIKSHFSVEENKIDKLITFKDTPAEPILYIEPINEGIHEVKWRLYKRNRSEKNVFTTTTLRTESDLVKLLVWLTVNNVYDHTVTRINIQSGYVRINQNLVVELLNQLSQFFSEKGKIKTQYYLKPAFNMLQCIILNFNNEAAEHLDSLYHVYSTSWGEQYIKRYSNIIDIAHILQNILKDGLELKLPFDDYCLINSPGTHKRFCKNFIQLFKESYRAIVHSPSAHSRFIGELEGIYFTALRNNNIEVQAFDHIVKVLTTLTLKPDIETHYTFYGDSYHLQVLQTLYNKRLQKGITLGYIEDGDRLQVTVINEKGNIFTFFAPKNIKNVFLYHIYGFCASVLKRLPSSARESESSIICYNTQADRRGGISLVDETGKIHGDYLLNFTKSKALRVQVSRHMGNEIFYNFIFPDNVTSGFMTIKELYSVKRKIVELKNIGMPIYPYIGELVFNDLNQKEMLLGSSIYFVEKYKLELMLQRTQS